TACCGACATTATTTGTAAGGCTTCCTAGAAAGATTTAAACCCCTAAGCTGCCTATTTTGCAGTGTCTAATCTCCCAGACGCTGCATTTTCAAACACCACATCTCCAACCATGAGCTTTCTGCCAGTGACCCTGGGGTGACAGCTCTGCTGGGTTCTACTGGAGATGTGTATGATGATGAGAAGTATAGAGACGCCTGCGAGCAAGGTACCTCCGAAGCCCAGCAGGATGCCATATAAGAGGGGCAGAGCTACATCCAAAGGCCCCCTCTGGTACGGCGCGACAGGGGCCCGCTCCACAATCAGATCCAGGTCACGCCATGAAAGATCCctgactaacacacacacacacacacacacggagcacaAACAGGACAGATACACTTAACATCTCAAAGGACTCTGGGAGCATTTAGTCAAGTTTTAACTTGAATGAAGCACACGGGAGAGAACAGAAAAAATGGACAGGtgataattacatttttgaatTTTTAGCCATCCTGGGAAATACTCCTCGTATGGTGAGAGTGTTGATGTTGAGAAGTAATGAGTTGGAAGCATGCCCACGGCCACCAAATCTAATCCGCCATCTCATCTAAACACTTAATAGATTCAGGGTTCAGTGGAACATTATATCATTTGTCATTCAGACAGTCTCCAGAGGGATAACCCAGAAATCTCCTCTTGACATCAATAGCCGGAGATTTTTGGGCTCAGACATGTTAAGAGTCAGTTCTCCATCACTAATTCTATTTTTTAGTGTGTCCAGActagtctcattcccagggtgtCAAAGTACGCTGCTTGGGCGGTGTCTCCGGTCTCATTATAGTGACAATGGGGGGAActgttcagtgtctgtgtgagacGCAACATACAAACTTAAAAGAGAGTATAAGTCTGCTCTGGGTTGGTGGGAGAggagatggatgggtcaaacaaacactggactttgacccaggagaacAGTTTCGAGACCAACAGACAACACCATCAGTTGTGGTGGATGTGCCCCTTAAAGCCAGGTGCTTCTTAGCGACATACACAGTCTTTTCCTTACCATAACCAAATTGTAAACCTAACCCCAGACCCCTCTGCCACGTTCATGCCTCTCAAAGCCGACTGGTTTTTAGTGACACACCTCTGCCATTCCAGCCACAGTTGTGCCACTCGAAGTCGGGTGCTTTTAAGCGACATCTACAATCTTTTGCTAATCATAATTAAAAAGTTTTatagcctaaacctaaccccagGCCCCCTCTGTCTGTCGTGTTCATGCCACTCAAAGCCGGGTAGTTTTTAGTGACACACTGCTGCCATTCCAGCTGCCTTCATATCACTgcaatctttttctaaccatgaCCAAGTAGTGCGGCCATGGCTGTGCCACTTTAAGTTGTTCTTTAACGACACACCGCTGCCTTTCCAACCCCTTCTGTGtcaagacacaacacaaaaggcTGCGCCCAGTGTTACTAAAATGACGCCAGGAGCTTTTAGCCCAAGCGGCAGAATGTGACAAGTAGTGATGATCATGTTGATGTACCAAACTCATGTTACTCCTTCAAGCTTTAGGATAAATTACCttgtcttttcctgaccctcCGGTTTCCACGCTGCCGGTCCTTTGTGTCAGATTGTGCTGGTGGTGAGTTTAAGGAGCTGACATATTTGTGGTAGTCTTCAACGTAGCGTTTCAGGCTCAAGAGTTTGTCCTGGTTGATGTTCTTCCCCActtctgtaaataaaaaaaaaagaagcacaggGCCACTATTTCTCTTGTCACTTCAAATGCTCACTGCGTCTCATCCTATAAAAGAGTGTACATTTGaatttaattgttgttttttcgcCCCGAACATAATTAGTTCTGGCAGGAGAGCAACTGCGTCCTTCggttcagaataaaacaaaatgaaccacTCAAGTTTCTACGTATGAGTAGATCTCTTCAGAACTGCAATCAAGTGTACGATAATTGCTGCATTCTGCATCTACAGTCTTTTTCCATCAAAGCCACCACTGCCCCCCCTCATGTCTTATAACTCATCTCTTCCCATCCtctccttgttttttttgtttttttactccaAAGCTGCTGATGAAAGGAGCAGATGGTTTGTTCCGTGGCTGGTGTCAGCTCCACTGAGTCCTCTGTCAGATCATTTACACCTCCTTCTATCCAACGCCACTCGGCTGTGGAGTTGTGTGCACACTGGACTGCAACACATGCCAGAGACTGGCAGTGTGCAAAATATGCCACTTTTGAAGTTCCAATTAAAACAAATCTAAAAGTAATGAAGCAATTACACACTGTTGTTAAAGTCTTGAGGAGGCCTTCTTGACCGAAATAAACCAGTTTTGAAAATACACCGACATGTACCCAAATGAGGCTTTGTTCCAATTTCTTTTTGTCGAGGGAcgtgctgagactctactgcaCAGAAAAAGTGAACTATTTTAATTGAAACCCATTACCTAAGTGGCACcagacagatttgtttttctatttagaaataaattattcattgcCACAGAAGTCACATGTGTTCGTCCTGTCTACAGTTCTTTCTCACCAATGGCGATGTCCGTTCGGCCGATGTGCTGCAAGGCGCGAGAAAGCCTGTCGTAGTAAGTCTGCTCGCCGTACCTCAGCAGCCAGTCTGTCAGGGCCGTCCGACACTGAGCCTCACCATCTagtaaacacaaaacatatggCCCTCTCAGACAGGCAGGTCTCTGACAGCCAGCTTGCTGCCAGAAACTCCCCGAGCTGAGCTGGACGTGTGAGAAACAGACAGATCTCAGGGTGGACTTCACTTCTACCTTATTACAGCCAATAGCATCCAACTCTTAAAGGACAGGTTTCAGCTGAAGCGAATATGAGACTTCTGAGTTAGACAATCGAGTATATCTTAACAAAAATATGATCATTTCATTAAAACGTTTCCTCTCAAAGAGGAAGTTTTGGACtaaaacctttaaaaagtaACAGTAATGTTTACTCAGTGTATTTTAACTGACCTACTTTTACACTTTGAAGAAATTTTACCTAAGTAAGGGtacttttaattattattctttAAGTATCCCATTCCATTACTCTCTCTAGTGattaggatttagtggcatttactggtgaggttgcagatggCAACCGACTGAAACTTTCACGGTGTGCCAAGAGTgcaggagaactacagtggctgacgcaaaaacaagaagcgaatggccctatctagagtcagtgtttggtttgttcgttctgggttactgtagaaacatggtgaacTCCTGCACTGTAGATATAAGTGGCTCGTTCTATGGGTGctctcagacctagagttgtcttactttggtctgaatcagggacttatttacaagcatttacaagcggaccagatcaaatgccttgcccgagaaagctgctcttgattggtcagaatttccatgtgggaaaaatccaggaagtaaagcaaacgttgaagaagagtacacttgcaagataaatgtgacactttctaatgtcacaatggagggacaactacgcaggttgattttagcgctgctcatcgtggactatattgctgtcattgttcattttagtcaaaccatacagtttgaaaacgaggcgcggctccaactagaaaacaatgttttgatgcattggatgtgctgaatgtgcatattaaggcagtacaggaggaggtgcacattaataatcctccaggactgtaacatgctcatgtttaacccaaacaatgtgtcatgtgactgcagttggttcagatccaggtcggaacacgttctcaccacaaacgaaccgcaccagagttcgttgtaaccggactgagaccacctcttcaagaaggtcttgggtCGGTTGTTTTGTtgcacacctgagtgcgattgctgtgttcacacctgcccaaacgaaccgcacttagggggcaaacaaacttgagttggATTGAAGCGAACCAAacggcaggtgtgaaagcaccataAGGTTACGAAAACAcgattattattttcaggtgattataaactgatgaaaacGTAGTTGTGAATATTATCTTCCACTTTTGCCCATACATTtctcctaaatcttacacacaaTGCTCAGCCTTTAAGATGAGCACTATTACCTGATattggtttaaagaaaaggTCACATCTGGCAAGCATGCTACTGTAAGTGACACCAGTCGAACACACTTACAGTACTGGGTGAACAACAGGTGCATGCTGGGTCTAGCTAAAATACTAAATGCGTATTCGTTCATTGTGGATCCGCCAGCTGATGCTGTAGAATGTATACATTcagtgaggtgtgtgaggtcTTTCTGATATTTGTGACAGTCACAACTGTAACTACAAAACGTCATTCAGCTCAATACTTTTCGAGTTTGAGTGGCGCAGTGGGACGgagaggctgagtggactggttatagtCTTTCATTTAGAATGAACAAGCTGAGAGTTTGAAGCTAGAGCAGATTGTGGAGGATTTCCAGCCCAGTCTCCAGagggaaatgttggcattgtgattttctgcaaaccatgaatatgttgcatttgtacatttcatatgaatCATACCAACGTTTCTAAAGCTATGCAGAGGAGGAGGTTGTGGTGGATGGAGTGACGCCTGtccagctgcagaccactgttcaagaccaacaaacaactgtTGTTtggagtcattgctgtgtttccagcagcttttaagccaccaaacatgggtatGTTTTAGTGACCCGTCGCAGTTTTTCCAACATGggtagtgccatgaaaagtggttctTTTTCATCTAGACATGGCTGCATTCTCAGCTGGGAATACGCAACCAAAACCAGTCatattaagccaaaacatgatcttttcccaatgataggtgtttttgtgccttaacctatCCAAATAATCACCACAGCATTAATGACATATAAAGTTTCAATATATCCCTTACAAAATGtacgtggtttgcagaaacattcactGCCAACATTTGCTCTTGCGATTGGTTTGGGACTTTGTGGTGCGCAAGACTCAGACTGATGTTCAGACAGGGGAGTGCACAAATAAACTTGTTGAATTATACGCAGTGTGAAAACACTGTGCAGGCTctcttttaatttaatgtgtatgtttgtggGCTGCTGTCAAGTTTATATTGTCTTTACATCTCTGAGTTGGCCGTCTTGGTGATGTTTTATTCTGCAGGGGCAGGTTTTTCTAATCTATGTAGCttaaggccccgatcacacagaaagagtTTTAGCAGCAGTTTTGTAATGAGAATTATAACGGTTCTTGCGTTGCTATGCACCTcatgtttctgcgctctaggcaccTGCCATTTTTGccagagcactctgaactccttgagttgaaaaaacttcaactcagggCAGAAAAACACTCCACATCATCTTGAATGTTTTCCCCATTGTCTAACTGGATGATATGAGAGGCtgtgggccttctgtggtggtcacgacaacatgtttacagttggtaaacaatggaggagaaactggtggtagcttCTGCTGGATACtcagagctatacgactttacaaacCAGTTACAATGATCTCGATAGCGAACAGCAGACACTGAGGTAAATAAGTGCAGTATTTGAAACCGCCAACCTCGAtgcaaagctcctggaccaactggtggtactccccgtgatccaccctgttttttagggtctcatgtacccacacagatctctgtttccctgtgcccaacaaactatctACTATCAAcaactagctactaattactgtgaaataaataaatacacggtagattgattacacaagAAGGTTATGGTAAGGAgttgatggggtggttgcctggcaacaataaaaaggcgcagtAAGCATTTTtattactagtggcattcagttTAAACAAGTGCGGAGTGCCTTGGGTTTTGAAACctgcaaaacgctttctgtgtgattgagGCCAAGTAACTTTTGTTGCATCCGCCATGGTGTCCACTGCTCTTGTGTTAAGTCACAGTCAGTTGTATGCACAGGTTGCAATATCAGTCTACAGAAGGGGAATTTATTGGTGTTCGGTCTTAAGTGATTGCTGGCGTGGTTCACACCTGGTGATGGCATAATGTTGTTCCACTCGTGTATAGCTGACATGCTAGctgatgtattttattatgTAGCATAAAGGTGTTCTTTAATATACTAGTGCTATCATATAACATCATCATATTCTGTCccccctttttaaaaatgtaaatcaacCCAGAGTTCATTTAAAAGAGCGACTTATAAATTTAATctgaggacatttttacacaAGTAGTTTTACTTTTATTCAAGAATTCTCCACTGTAATAAGACTTTTACTTGATTATGATATTCTAGTGCTCTTTCCCTTCCTGCCTCATGATTTCTGTGGTCTAAAGTGCCAAAGGTCTCAGGTTTCACATGATGATGGTGTACTAACCCGTAGCAGAGGAGGTGTCTCTCTTGGCTCGAGGCTTAACATCTAgttgatttttttctggtgagAGGTGTTCAGCGTGCTGGAAGATGTTCTCCTCTGGGTGAGAGAGGGCAAACAGAAGGTCCTCACACTCCGTAGACGTCAGCAACTCCACTAAACGCTCCAGCTGATGGACGCTGATGTCCTTTGCAACTAAACAGCCACAGCACACACTGATTACAATAAGATGTAATAACTGTAGGAAGAACACCAGTTTAGCAAACAGACAAACGAAGAGTCAGACGGCTTGTACTAAACCATAACACGAAGGCATGACCACACAGTACACTGTAAACTCCAGTTAATGAAGTGTACTGCTGACACTTCACAACATTTCTGCAGCATGCTTGTGCTTTCAATTAGCAAGTGCTGTGTGTATGGCGTGAAACTGTCATATAGCCCTCCTCAGCTGCTTAGAATAGAAACCGAATAatcaacatttcacaaaagagAACAGAGCAATCAGCAAATTCAGCCTCACTCTGAGTTCCTTCAGTTGAAGTCTTACAGCATGCAGGCTGCTGATGTAACTGCACCTGCTGTAGGAACATTCGCTCTCACCTGTGTCCTCTCCGAGCGCTGAActcaggaggaggaaaaagaagagacaGAATTTCCAGACTTTCATGTCGGCTGAAGCAGTTCAGACTCAGTACACACTGCTGACAGTAtgtgaagtgtatttttaaatgttacagaTGATGTAGAATGTGTTCAGTTTAAAACAATGCAAAGGTATGAGCAGCATTCTGAGTCTTTTTTGAAACAGCCAATCACCATGCTCAAGAAATTAATGCCATTGAGAATATGAGTGTCCAAAATGTTTAAcgaaagcctgatttatggttcGGCACTCGACACGTATAATAAGTGTCGTTTGAGAGAAATAACatatttttgacagaaaaaaGTGTCGCTCAACACTCTTCTTTCACATTGCGCACCAGGAGGAGAATATTATTATGTTGCTGACAACTTCATATTTTGTCACACAATGTGATTGGTAGTGGtaatgttgccatggagatggtAGTTTTCAATCCACACTGACTCCAACTTGCAGAAAGGTCATTaattggcaagatttcattggttgcttagttgcagaaaattaaaaaaaaaaggtgaaactctattaggagctgcacctcgtcaaaacaaatcaaaacctatatgactggaccatgtgggaatttaatttgaaaggacagacacaggaagaggccacgctcagcagtcagacaggagtcaggttaccaaccaatcacagccgacagatatctttcccttcttctgtaaatattgtctgataaatacggagaagttgatcatgtgagtgcagggctacccagagctttacatcagGCGATAGGCcttacacacttataaacagcgcccgCAAGAAGATCAactctctgattggctagtcCTTGTTGCTTGGGTTGGTTTATGCAACAGGAGCAGGATTGGTTGGGGAAAGAATATCAGAGATAAAGTTCATTTACTTATGCGTTGAATCAATGCCGTagctacgccgtagcctgatgtgcacctccccagaactGTAACTACGCAtcgtggtgacgcagacctcctgtgtgtttctgtgtactgacaccatttccctcagtggaaacatagcttttatttactttaatttcacagataagaaacaataaattgtgaagacagtaaagcctccacaaaaatagcattttaagtcgtgtgtgatttatcctggcttcatatgagcagaggaaatctccactcgtcactaggctaatttatacaatgtaaaatgccataggcttgtgctaataacgttagcatgttgtatctgtttggaaaacatgtttagtataagacagttgttttgtcagtgaaccttgtgagttgtaattgctgttgtccctggttttttatgagaagagggaaagatcgctagctgctaggctaattcatacaatgtaaaatgccatagccttgtgctaataacgttagcatgttgtatttgaggggaaaatgtgtccagataaagacaagtgtttttctCTGAATGCTGCGacttatagtgaagctgatttgtgcacttgtgtttcaaactgtctctattaagccatgtttaatttaatgtgtgtttaatgtgtgttttgaatcaactaaacctAAAACCAGCACTTTACAGAAACCTctgctgccaactagtgttttggaggtgtagctgcagagtgacacagacacaccagcgcacaagtaaaaatgctcacaacaacgTAGGCGACGTGCGTAGGCTACCCTAAATTTCGCTGAAGCCAATCAGATACAGAGTGAGGCAGAGAAGATTGGGTCATGCATTTGCTTATCTAGGGAGCGCAAATTCTCTACCCACAGCTGTCGAGCAACAGCA
This genomic stretch from Epinephelus moara isolate mb chromosome 16, YSFRI_EMoa_1.0, whole genome shotgun sequence harbors:
- the LOC126403229 gene encoding transmembrane and death domain protein 1-like; the encoded protein is MKVWKFCLFFFLLLSSALGEDTVAKDISVHQLERLVELLTSTECEDLLFALSHPEENIFQHAEHLSPEKNQLDVKPRAKRDTSSATDGEAQCRTALTDWLLRYGEQTYYDRLSRALQHIGRTDIAIEVGKNINQDKLLSLKRYVEDYHKYVSSLNSPPAQSDTKDRQRGNRRVRKRQVRDLSWRDLDLIVERAPVAPYQRGPLDVALPLLYGILLGFGGTLLAGVSILLIIIHISSRTQQSCHPRVTGRKLMVGDVVFENAASGRLDTAK